The following proteins are encoded in a genomic region of Phaeodactylum tricornutum CCAP 1055/1 chromosome 1, whole genome shotgun sequence:
- a CDS encoding predicted protein, which translates to MSKKRNAKKRRREQRRQMEEHSRLTNDSFQDQQRATSTNKHSKGDGAPPSFDKSRSVNSSSLPTAVDGFGSQKRSIAAIQFVYPERNGRKLYRFQKELLDTFIVPPQEKIEKGLPEFVATNVSLNDILYPDSNREKQSDSGSQLKGDSSQKSPKILHGEHHTNNVVKELRQKNLDVQSLSGQSQGQLSGMSVEDAVRDKLGCRPRANSTDGELNLPQRGLCDERKVLESFKWIPTNVNLSYPKGFVNLGNTCFLNSTVQCLAYLPPFCQSLLSILSHESKHGEKRKTSQGRKVTFILRSLFSQVHGIDGGTTHSGSSLAPRAIVQAVPTLGSCGSRKGYKFRPGRQEDAHEFLVHLLDAMNDGELKEAGINQNASGWRDRLPIPRLDETTFIHRIFGGYFRSQVRCTSCNNRSNTYDPLLNLSLEVSRKACNSVAQALHEFTRKETLDSQNQWKCSGCKKYVCATKQLTVFRPPLSLCIQLKRFTYSGRLKFSVGFGSFGNGGGGQKISKSIEFPAQLKLPLSDGRSCGYSLTGIVIHVGGSASSGHYTAYVRKPGGGSKSQWFHMDDSFVEAVSEQTVLRQRDAYLLFYCREEVKLEFPTPPMSAKEAQELGRAKARARADSLTELQASASTSLITITSKSLCHESTAALEQKRKVNRVEENSNGTVASFPPNLRKQEQNENGDLLEKQRNETSFSAPGKKTDSAELLPTPITAPDFGFEIQRSSVKQFSRRSPDPSKVVVSSKSQRERYGGNIQLGQSPMMKPAIALPDQGEESSSEESSPSDDSSVQDQNDSTSSARISLPVIKSEAKTSFADVSSSSENEEKAFRTINMTESESPHAVQKKALEKPRTRIVLDRGEGREKVEVMMGPRSETKAWTPRAGAVTKSEDYALLGNQRVGRWDDEGNDVATRQHDRGRENLIQQMDKKESNRKRKMYLDRWDAMLDQGQTKKVKEKTDSIKPTTPKKNVFQRIQSSVQRMNRGRAKGHFRPETQKKKRGRRSL; encoded by the coding sequence ATGAGCAAGAAAAGGAATGCCAAGAAACGACGTCGGGAACAACGCCGCCAGATGGAAGAACATTCCAGGCTTACTAATGATTCCTTCCAGGACCAGCAAAGAGCTACCAGTACGAACAAACATTCGAAGGGGGATGGTGCACCACCATCATTTGACAAGAGTCGCAGCGTCAATTCATCTTCTCTCCCTACAGCAGTGGATGGCTTCGGTTCCCAAAAGCGTTCCATCGCTGCAATCCAATTTGTTTACCCCGAACGGAATGGAAGAAAACTTTACAGATTTCAAAAGGAGCTGCTCGACACCTTCATCGTTCCTCCCCAAGAAAAGATTGAAAAAGGGCTCCCTGAATTCGTCGCGACGAACGTGAGTTTGAACGACATTCTATACCCGGACAGCAACAGAGAAAAACAATCCGATTCTGGTAGTCAGCTCAAAGGCGACTCCTCTCAGAAATCTCCAAAAATCCTGCATGGCGAGCATCACACCAACAACGTAGTAAAGGAGCTGCGTCAGAAGAACTTGGATGTACAGTCACTTTCTGGGCAATCGCAAGGCCAGCTGTCGGGGATGTCCGTGGAAGATGCCGTTCGCGACAAACTTGGATGTCGGCCTCGTGCGAATTCGACAGATGGAGAACTCAATTTACCGCAACGAGGGCTTTGTGATGAGCGGAAGGTACTAGAGTCTTTCAAATGGATCCCCACAAATGTCAATTTGTCTTATCCGAAAGGCTTTGTCAATCTGGGTAATACGTGCTTTCTGAATAGCACTGTACAGTGCCTCGCCTACCTACCACCATTCTGCCAATCCTTGCTTTCAATATTATCTCATGAATCAAAACATGgtgaaaaaagaaagaccaGTCAAGGAAGGAAGGTAACATTTATCTTGCGCTCCCTCTTTTCTCAAGTACACGGCATTGATGGTGGTACCACACACTCTGGAAGTTCATTGGCTCCTCGTGCCATTGTCCAAGCAGTGCCAACTCTTGGTTCCTGCGGTAGTCGGAAAGGGTACAAGTTTCGACCCGGTCGACAAGAAGATGCACATGAGTTTTTGGTGCATTTGCTAGATGCCATGAACGACGGTGAGCTGAAAGAAGCGGGAATCAACCAGAATGCAAGTGGATGGCGTGATCGATTGCCAATTCCTCGCCTAGATGAGACGACTTTCATACATAGAATATTTGGTGGATATTTCCGAAGTCAAGTTCGCTGCACATCCTGTAACAATCGCAGCAACACGTACGATCCCTTACTAAACTTGTCTCTGGAAGTCAGTCGCAAGGCGTGCAACTCAGTTGCTCAGGCTTTGCACGAGTTTACTCGCAAGGAAACCTTAGACTCTCAGAATCAGTGGAAGTGTTCGGGCTGCAAAAAATATGTTTGTGCTACAAAGCAGTTGACTGTATTTCGACCACCTTTGTCTCTTTGCATTCAATTAAAGCGATTCACATACAGCGGTAGACTAAAATTTAGTGTTGGCTTCGGGAGCTTCGGCAATGGGGGAGGAGGACAAAAGATATCGAAATCTATCGAGTTTCCAGCCCAGCTGAAGCTTCCTTTGAGTGATGGTCGCTCCTGTGGGTATTCCTTGACCGGAATTGTGATCCATGTAGGAGGTAGTGCTAGTTCTGGACATTACACGGCGTATGTTCGCAAGCCAGGTGGTGGTAGCAAATCACAATGGTTTCACATGGACGACTCTTTCGTCGAAGCTGTATCGGAACAAACAGTCCTTCGACAAAGAGATGCCTACTTGCTGTTCTACTGTCGCGAAGAAGTTAAACTTGAGTTTCCAACACCTCCAATGTCGGCCAAGGAAGCGCAAGAACTTGGCAGAGCCAAAGCTCGCGCCCGCGCGGACAGTTTAACAGAATTACAAGCAAGCGCATCGACATCTTTAATCACAATCACTAGCAAGTCGCTTTGCCATGAAAGTACAGCGGCTTTGgaacagaaaaggaaggTTAATAGAGTGGAGGAGAACTCGAATGGTACGGTGGCTTCTTTTCCACCAAATCTGCGAAAGCAGGAACAAAATGAGAATGGAGACTTGTTGGAGAAACAACGGAATGAAACATCCTTTTCAGCCCCAGGCAAGAAAACTGACAGCGCCGAACTACTGCCAACGCCAATCACAGCTCCGGATTTTGGCTTTGAGATTCAACGCTCGTCAGTAAAGCAATTTAGCCGTAGGAGTCCGGATCCGTCGAAAGTGGTAGTTTCCTCGAAATCCCAGCGGGAAAGATACGGAGGCAACATTCAGCTCGGACAATCACCAATGATGAAACCTGCCATTGCACTTCCGGATCAAGGCGAAGAATCCTCGTCGGAAGAGTCCTCACCCAGCGACGATTCTTCCGTACAAGACCAGAACGACAGCACCAGTTCCGCAAGGATTTCTCTGCCGGTTATTAAGTCGGAGGCCAAGACGTCATTCGCCGAcgtttcttcctcgtccgaaaacgaagaaaaagcgtTTAGGACAATAAATATGACAGAATCCGAAAGTCCACATGCTGTCCAGAAAAAGGCGTTGGAGAAACCGCGGACTCGCATCGTGCTTGATCGTGGTGAAGGCCGTGAAAAGGTGGAAGTCATGATGGGTCCGCGCTCCGAGACCAAGGCGTGGACGCCCAGGGCTGGGGCGGTTACAAAAAGTGAGGACTATGCGCTTTTGGGGAACCAGCGAGTAGGAAGGTGGGATGACGAAGGCAACGATGTTGCAACTCGCCAACATGACCGCGGCCGCGAGAACCTTATCCAACAAATGGACAAGAAAGAATCCAACCGAAAGCGCAAAATGTACTTAGATCGCTGGGACGCCATGCTGGATCAAGGCCAAACCAAAAAGGTGAAAGAAAAGACTGATTCTATCAAGCCGACGACGCCCAAGAAAAATGTGTTCCAGCGAATCCAAAGCAGCGTGCAGCGTATGAATCGAGGCCGTGCAAAAGGACACTTTCGACCCGAGAcgcaaaagaagaaacgcggTCGACGCAGTCTCTGA
- a CDS encoding predicted protein, with protein MAAMSGPRIFVGKESHPVTTPAVRSRGPVTPVENGDGTIFVSIPSYRDGERCGETLKALFENAKNPDKIFVGLVEQNNAEDKFCMEQYCSSYGVQTIKRNKIREDMFKVVAEKRRGDCPRFDQIGYVAYHNINAKGPMLARSLARKVLGNEEFCMQIDAHTDFAKDWDEILRDQWKRTKNEFGILSTVPPPKSAKADYSPGGSEENDVPRQCMVKFRDNGFPDYESPADGRALELTEPLLSLGWSAAFSFAKCHLEETTPYDPFSYYAMPVEQFSRYARFWTRGYDTYTPTKNVVFHDFELQANGHGNNEWFKRQRDRFRKMAIKRAKTLIHATYPKPTDVELANMGIYGLGKRRTLEQLADFANIDFTIPRGNTGASLKCSDLEWVAYDASISPVENLYDKPDNLESQPEYPRRTKLVYYEQVEEPLPLPEMTTSTNIRPHEQVVDTFENVSETNTNLPSASLIFVLWTFGLIVWCAMFASTGSKAQRPARRKKAAMAKDV; from the exons atggcagcaaTGTCGGGTCCCCGAATATTCGTTGGCAAGGAGTCACATCCTGTCACCACCCCAGCTGTTCGCTCACGCGGACCAGTCACTCCAGTTGAAAATGGTGATGGCACAATATTCGTATCGATTCCGTCCTATCGAG ACGGGGAACGTTGCGGAGAGACTCTGAAAGCCCTTTTTGAAAACGCAAAGAATCCTGATAAGATTTTTGTGGGATTAGTGGAACAAAACAACGCAGAAGATAAATTTTGTATGGAACAGTACTGCAGTTCATACG GTGTTCAAACAATCAAGCGAAACAAAATTCGGGAAGATATGTTCAAAGTTGTCGCTGAGAAGCGCCGGGGGGATTGCCCACGCTTTGATCAAATCGGCTACGTTGCATACCACAATATCAATGCAAAGGGTCCTATGTTGGCCCGAAGCTTGGCACGTAAAGTTTTGGGTAACGAAGAATTTTGTATGCAAATTGATGCCCACACGGACTTCGCAAAGGACTGGGACGAAATTTTACGTGACCAGTGGAAAAGAACGAAAAACGAATTTGGAATCCTGTCAACTGTTCCACCACCGAAGTCAGCAAAGGCTGACTATTCACCTGGAGGATCAGAAGAAAACGATGTTCCCCGCCAGTGTATGGTAAAATTTCGCGACAATGGCTTTCCG GATTACGAATCGCCTGCTGATGGTCGAGCGTTGGAACTGACGGAGCCACTTTTGTCCTTAGGATGGTCTGCTGCTTTCTCATTTGCCAAGTGCCATCTGGAAGAGACTACGCCATATGATCCATTTTCTTACTATGCCATGCCCGTCGAACAGTTCTCTCGATACGCTCGTTTCTGGACAAGAGG ATATGACACGTATACGCCTACAAAAAATGTGGTGTTTCACGACTTCGAATTGCAGGCGAACGGTCATGGCAACAATGAGTGGTTTAAGCGTCAAAGAGATCGCTTTCGTAAGATGGCAATCAAGCGAGCGAAGACACTAATTCATGCCACATATCCGAAGCCGACGGATGTAGAGCTGGCGAATATGGGGATATATGGCCTCGGTAAACGTCGAACATTGGAACAGCTGGCTGACTTTGCGAATATCGATTTTACCATACCACGTGGGAATACGGGTGCAAGTTTGAAATGTTCAGATCTTGAATGGGTGGCGTATGATGCATCTATTTCCCCGGTGGAAAATTTATACGACAAACCCGATAATCTTGAGTCTCAGCCCGAGTATCCGAGGCGTACAAAGCTTGTCTATTATGAGCAAGTAGAAGAGCCGTTACCTCTGCCGGAAATGACAACATCAACAAATATTCGACCTCACGAGCAGGTAGTCGATACGTTTGAGAATGTATCTGAAACGAATACCAACTTGCCGTCAGCCTCCTTAATTTTTGTTCTCTGGACCTTTGGTTTGATTGTGTGGTGtgccatgtttgccagcaCTGGATCCAAAGCGCAACGGCCCGCACGAAGAAAGAAGGCAGCAATGGCAAAAGATGTCTAA
- a CDS encoding predicted protein, whose product LLDTFDLSNFHAMSKEKANFFCQLTKSFTSFHLIYDKFVREVCAPAVCEMGYCDEFYYQAFPCIRVVRPNEFSIGPHADVSYGHHPCSINMYVPLTPIGGTSALFLESRPGSEDWHPIEGDYGECYLKHFAGAICTHWTTDNKTLQTRVSLDFRIIPG is encoded by the exons CTCTTAGATACATTTGACCTTTCCAATTTTCATGCAATGTCCAAAGAGAAAGCCAACTTTTTTTGCCAGCTGACCAAATCATTCACTAGCTTTCATCTTATCTATGATAAGTTTGTTCGTGAAGTGTGCGCTCCAGCGGTTTGCGAAATGGGATACTGCGACGAATTCTATTACCAAGCTTTTCCTTGTATACGAGTAGTGCGACCAAATGAGTTTAGCATCGGCCCCCATGCAGATGTTTCATATGGCCACCATCCATGCAGTATAAATATGTATGTTCCATTGACACCAATTGGCGGTACATCTGCATTGTTTCTCGAAAGTCGTCCCGGAAGCGAAGATTGGCATCCAATTGAAGGAGACTACGGTGAGT GCTACCTAAAGCACTTTGCTGGTGCAATTTGTACGCACTGGACAACAGACAATAAAACTTTACAAACCAGAGTATCACTGGATTTTCGAATCATCCCTGGG